From one Prochlorococcus marinus str. MIT 0912 genomic stretch:
- the mutT gene encoding 8-oxo-dGTP diphosphatase MutT has translation MSIIHSPRNIQNLLLAWFRTNGRYWIPWKLKKDGSIPHLGESLSPYGIWVAEVMLQQTQLKVVIPYWEKWMKVFPSLTSLTEADLDTVLMLWQGLGYYSRANRIHQSSKILIDFVGKNKDQDPHSWPNEIEQWMSLPGIGRTTAGSIISSAFDLPTPILDGNVKRIFSRLLAIEGKINKNDKELWKLSSVLISTNSPRNFNQALMDLGANICTPKKPSCSICPIQKFCIAYTKYDPDNFPIKAMTKIKPLQEIGIGLVFNKNGELLIDQRLESSSMGGMWEFPGGKKNSEESIEKTIKRELKEELGIVVKVGEKLLSFEHAYTHKRLYFIVHFCEWISGDPKPLASQKLLWVSPSKLLDFPFPAANKKIISELHKHLCIGNKNL, from the coding sequence ATGAGCATTATTCATTCTCCTCGAAATATCCAAAATTTACTTCTTGCATGGTTTAGAACAAATGGTAGATACTGGATACCCTGGAAATTGAAAAAAGATGGTTCCATTCCTCATTTAGGTGAAAGTCTATCTCCTTATGGAATTTGGGTTGCAGAGGTCATGCTTCAGCAGACTCAGTTGAAGGTCGTTATTCCTTACTGGGAAAAATGGATGAAGGTTTTTCCCTCTTTGACATCTTTAACAGAGGCTGATTTAGATACTGTTCTTATGCTATGGCAAGGTCTTGGCTATTATTCACGTGCTAATCGAATACATCAATCTTCTAAAATTTTAATTGATTTCGTTGGAAAAAATAAAGATCAAGATCCACATTCTTGGCCTAATGAAATAGAGCAGTGGATGTCTCTCCCTGGTATTGGTAGAACTACTGCGGGTAGTATCATCTCATCTGCTTTTGACCTTCCTACACCAATATTGGATGGAAATGTAAAAAGAATTTTTTCTAGATTGCTAGCTATTGAGGGAAAAATCAATAAAAATGACAAAGAATTATGGAAATTGAGCTCTGTTTTGATTTCTACTAATAGTCCAAGAAACTTTAATCAGGCTTTGATGGACTTGGGAGCAAATATTTGTACTCCTAAAAAACCAAGTTGTTCTATTTGTCCAATACAAAAATTTTGTATTGCATATACAAAGTACGATCCTGATAATTTTCCCATAAAAGCAATGACCAAAATAAAACCCCTTCAAGAAATTGGTATTGGGCTTGTTTTTAATAAAAACGGCGAATTGCTCATAGATCAGCGATTGGAAAGTTCAAGTATGGGTGGAATGTGGGAATTCCCAGGAGGAAAAAAAAACTCCGAGGAATCTATTGAAAAAACTATCAAGCGGGAATTAAAAGAGGAACTTGGGATTGTTGTCAAAGTTGGGGAAAAGCTTTTATCTTTTGAACATGCATATACCCATAAGAGGCTTTATTTTATTGTTCATTTTTGTGAATGGATATCAGGTGATCCCAAACCTCTAGCTAGTCAAAAATTACTTTGGGTATCTCCAAGCAAACTTTTGGATTTTCCTTTCCCTGCTGCGAACAAAAAAATTATTTCTGAATTACATAAACATCTTTGTATTGGAAACAAAAATCTTTAA